The following proteins are co-located in the Syngnathus scovelli strain Florida chromosome 5, RoL_Ssco_1.2, whole genome shotgun sequence genome:
- the LOC125969590 gene encoding UPF0575 protein C19orf67 homolog — MSTNITDSEAKEEETLPGKSEQIRQEVCEASPSLNGHPLTSSYMPERRLKWNLRSMKPQIQVSISKADPALLSGHPSSSFMPRKRMKRNLWSIPPQNQVSVSKADNLHNKLVKGEVKKDNGLQAAALRSFIHICQPYFNFLETTARTSRLSTDTKHAQKLLEFSQELCDVLENLVQTYASRKLVTLDETDPDNLSHFCIGHIEMAKLRLSVTAFRYCQPMPYLVKDNTGLFKHMRWNVERLDGANGQVTKYYYLCYEDIPNRHADGGKLDSKAVRMWSIGQWVQVKPDPSTENIFDWVLCDVPEGAFEKLLSVGKQEPSSRTANDQMLQLIESLENINFLLDLRISQETSGEYYSGVNYNSFGPGAYAGYQS, encoded by the exons ATGTCAACGAACATCACAGATTCCGAAGCTAAAGAGGAGGAAACTCTGCCAGGAAAGTCGGAGCAAATACGGCAGGAGGTCTGCG AGGCTTCACCATCCCTTAATGGCCATCCATTGACAAGCTCCTACATGCCAGAAAGGAGGCTAAAATGGAACCTGAGGTCCATGAAGCCGCAGATCCAGGTTTCCATCAGCAAAGCAGATCCAGCGCTCCTCAGTGGCCATCCATCAAGTTCCTTCATGCCACGAAAGAGGATGAAACGAAACCTGTGGTCTATACCGCCGCAGAACCAGGTTAGCGTCTCCAAAGCAGATAACCTGCACAACAAACTCGTCAAAGG TGAGGTGAAAAAAGACAACGGACTTCAGGCTGCAGCTCTGAGGAGTTTCATTCACATATGTCAACCTTACTTTAACTTCCTTG aaacCACAGCCAGAACTTCGAGGTTGTCCACTGATACTAAG cATGCACAGAAGTTGTTGGAGTTCTCTCAAGAACTGTGTGATGTATTGGAAAATCTGGTGCAGACCTACGCCAGCCGCAAACTTGTCACTTTGGACGAGACAGATCCTGAcaa TCTGTCTCACTTCTGCATCGGCCACATAGAGATGGCTAAACTGAGACTAAGCGTGACGGCGTTCCGCTACTGTCAGCCCATGCCATACCTGGTAAAGGATAACACCGGCCTGTTCAAGCACATGCGCTGGAACGTGGAGAGACTTGATGGAGCAAATGGACAAGTGACAAAGTA CTACTACCTGTGCTATGAGGATATTCCTAATAGGCACGCAGATGGTGGCAAATTGGATTCCAAAGCGGTGCGGATGTGGTCTATTGGTCAGTGGGTTCAGGTGAAGCCTGATCCCTCCACAGAGAACATCTTTGACTG GGTGCTGTGTGACGTTCCGGAGGGCGCCTTTGAGAAGCTGCTGTCTGTGGGCAAACAAGAGCCGTCCAGCCGTACAGCCAACGACCAAATGCTGCAGTTGATCGAGTCTCTGGAGAACATTAACTTTCTGTTAGACTTGAGAATCAGTCAAGAGACTTCAGGGGAATATTATTCTGGTGTAAACTACAATAGTTTTGGACCAGGGGCATATGCAGGATATCAGTCTTGA
- the LOC125969592 gene encoding UPF0575 protein C19orf67 homolog gives MSPNDVEAKMVNNLPRHSVQVRHRIRRSTQSGLEAAMLRSFTNACRPYFNFLEWATRTIQLPPDMFVQLREFSEQMCDVLEHLLLTLASSNLITLDESEPDNISHFCMGRIVLEQLRLSVTTFRYCEPTPYLARVNTGLFKRMRWNVNRLNCSKDGESKPETEYYYLCYEESIPNLHADGDNPDSKVVRMWSIGQWIQVQPDPCTETIYDWVLCEVPEGAFEKLLFMGSQEPTSCTATEHLLQLLMSSMNSAALL, from the exons ATGTCACCAAATGACGTCGAAGCGAAGATGGTCAACAATTTGCCCAGACATTCAGTACAAGTGCGCCATAGGATCAGGAGGTCAACG CAATCGGGACTCGAAGCTGCCATGCTGAGGAGTTTCACCAATGCCTGCCGGCCATACTTTAATTTCCTGGAATGGGCAACCCGCACCATCCAGCTGCCCCCTGACATG ttCGTACAGCTCAGAGAATTCTCTGAACAGATGTGTGACGTATTGGAACATCTGTTGCTAACCTTGGCAAGCAGCAATCTCATCACTTTGGACGAGTCCGAGCCTGACAA CATATCTCACTTCTGCATGGGCCGTATCGTGCTGGAGCAACTGAGGCTGAGCGTAACGACATTCCGCTACTGTGAGCCCACGCCGTACCTGGCCAGAGTCAACACCGGCCTCTTCAAGCGTATGCGCTGGAATGTGAATCGACTCAATTGTTCAAAAGATGGCGAGAGCAAACCTGAGACAGAATA cTACTACCTGTGCTATGAGGAGAGTATTCCCAACTTGCACGCAGATGGTGACAATCCGGATTCCAAAGTGGTGCGGATGTGGTCCATTGGTCAGTGGATTCAGGTCCAGCCTGACCCCTGCACAGAGACCATCTATGACTG gGTGCTTTGTGAAGTCCCGGAGGGCGCCTTTGAGAAGCTCCTCTTCATGGGCAGCCAAGAACCAACAAGTTGCACAGCCACAGAACACCTGCTGCAGCTACTTATGTCATCCATGAACTCGGCAGCGCTTTTGTAA
- the prr36a gene encoding platelet binding protein GspB: MKPDGVPMDTTEPDGEATEAEQSSVSPDHEIEQAQNDGSPQEASKTNGEPDPQVKPEADASKKQAAAKTQHSPRSKSQSKHTNSTDKTTAKSCAAGAVPKKSVSVATVVPTVKTPNKGAQRRPMRNNSSAAATTTNGTRPVTLGGCRNRTTAAENVDAARAKSSVATSRSTASTSQRRYLYVAAKVDSGAIPKTSRPTSAPQSASAPGTGSSVATRTPTSAAAATSGSRSAPSTSRAGNNVSSRPPSTASSRAAASRATTLPSTGRITAMQPPSSAVTVRKDVHRPPSAAVAKRTAAPSAAAKKPEPSKPTAGGKQPSTSKWAAQSKTQQPGPAKPSSAASPKPPAASKAPLRRTPHSSPANKSTNGSTPTAKQENKPIQAVLPFSAGVKKTKVSKCNPSVGTRGGAVATVTRTTPVAEVPQETLTLGEVVPLQASTQDPPTEAVPQVSAQSHSAASSPPRSPLTTASSEISPPRQESENHAPSVQQEQASTSAELPSAKVASLPEIPSQSANVSSEQTVAKSITQVAPPSNLNDEEDEEEREPSQLVSVSEMSGISQPTEESRPGSAGPVGGSAWRAGGAFPAELDSLSGSQQGASELSAPGVLEGTESMDDLGEGSLKGAMDMEGASAGSPDFQKVPEIPFNDYEEEEDYDDDDDEDRVCDMDVGSEKTDELQRRRHDNAADDDEEDDDVEMASEAVTESGLESYGNADEDDFAEDERLDNLNRLVQLSPPPRLPSAPGAPWHRPDLFAQPWEDQAQPSQLEQLTELVSQLRLVEAPVSPLMDPLQADSETPSQSPAQARLEITSDPQNQEVSLSSKLEDGVKVRTEQCTAAPRPTPFPLTPEELGVVSPRIQEVPLTSPQPDAGVHMASGDQEVKAQSTSADELLRGVVNALASNPSSSSVTEDEASDTEGEALLEESLETAAESKANTTFEVQPSGQRCLSTVEEVEESETTALTDDATPPSATSLASYGFDSATTASNAHSAGEGCVKSPGIFSLEELPEESKELCQQARCDLAERQYVECRCTEEGQRSEAQDVSALQTTQEKPEDAKPPYYLTICEKTDNSFGGLTSQYQGYHQGDSHCAGPRLTCADLPPRKVGQQMLSPQLRRLEQHQKQLMEMQQRREQQSRPLEGVEQERKRTEEEEQKKKKDEAEEEIKRNEREQAEDDKMADQVGKMLSGEVNLVNGESKMSAEEEAQRHELQLQLLQQQSELKQRQQILEWQQELEEQQPPGRTVVLSPSSGLCTIYEALESSDEELDGVRRPDRKRTVPAELKGPIEDHSSPEHPAPLDLDWGAKVDMVQQLINQTLLLNRDGCSSLLLLPGGAGGTLSPLESSLWPSLLPPISPPSATVTSVSSFSPEPTGSSPQGEWTVVELETHH, encoded by the exons ATGAAACCGGATGGGGTTCCCATGGATACCACAGAGCCTGACGGTGAAGCCACGGAAGCCGAACAGTCCTCAGTGTCGCCGGACCACGAAATAGAGCAGGCCCAGAACGATGGTTCGCCCCAAGAGGCTTCCAAGACGAACGGGGAACCGGACCCTCAAGTCAAACCAGAAGCTGATGCCTCCAAAAAGCAGGCTGCCGCCAAAACGCAACATTCCCCGAGATCCAAGTCTCAGTCCAAGCACACCAACTCGACTGATAAAACCACAGCAAAATCATGTGCGGCGGGGGCCGTACCCAAAAAATCGGTGAGTGTTGCAACTGTCGTGCCCACCGTCAAGACCCCAAACAAAGGGGCTCAACGGAGGCCCATGAGAAACAACTCGAGTGCCGCCGCGACCACGACAAACGGTACCAGACCCGTAACCCTCGGCGGATGTCGCAATCGGACCACGGCCGCTGAAAATGTTGACGCAGCTCGAGCCAAAAGTTCCG TGGCTACGAGCAGATCAACCGCATCCACCAGCCAGAGACGGTACTTGTATGTTGCTGCCAAAGTTGACAGCGGCGCCATTCCAAAAACCAGCAG gcctaCCTCAGCTCCTCAATCGGCATCTGCGCCCGGGACTGGCAGCAGCGTTGCAACCAGAACGCCCACTAGTGCAGCGGCTGCTACTTCAGGATCTCGATCGGCGCCATCCACATCCAGGGCGGGCAATAATGTTTCGTCCAGGCCGCCCAGCACTGCAAGTAGCAGAGCTGCTGCGTCCAGAGCCACCACGCTGCcctctactggcaggatcacagCGATGCAGCCTCCCTCTTCTGCTGTCACAGTGAGGAAAG ATGTCCATCGGCCACCTTCTGCTGCAGTTGCAAAAAGGACCGCAGCGCCATCAGCTGCCGCAAAAAAACCCGAACCTTCAAAACCTACAGCCGGAGGAAAGCAGCCTTCTACCTCCAAATGGGCCGCACAAAGTAAAACGCAACAACCAGGTCCTGCAAAGCCTTCCAGTGCGGCTTCTCCCAAGCCACCGGCGGCAAGCAAAGCACCCCTGCGAAGAACCCCGCATTCATCTCCAGCTAACAAATCCACAAACGGCAGCACGCCGACGGCCAAGCAGGAGAACAAACCTATTCAAGCGGTGTTGCCTTTCAGTGCCGGCGTCAAGAAGACGAAAGTTTCCAAATGCAACCCCTCTGTCGGGACACGAGGGGGTGCTGTTGCAACGGTAACAAGGACAACCCCGGTGGCAGAAGTACCCCAAGAAACATTGACTCTTGGAGAAGTGGTCCCACTCCAAGCCTCCACTCAGGATCCACCAACAGAAGCGGTACCTCAAGTGAGCGCTCAAAGCCATTCGGCGGCGTCCTCTCCTCCACGCAGCCCGCTCACTACAGCTTCATCAGAAATATCTCCACCGCGGCAAGAGAGTGAGAACCATGCTCCTTCGGTTCAACAAGAGCAGGCGTCAACCTCCGCTGAGCTTCCGTCGGCCAAGGTGGCCTCTCTGCCGGAGATACCCAGTCAGTCTGCTAATGTGTCCTCAGAGCAGACAGTTGCGAAGTCCATCACTCAGGTAGCTCCACCCAGTAATCTCAAtgatgaggaagatgaagaggaaAGGGAGCCAAGTCAGCTGGTTTCAGTTTCCGAAATGAGCGGGATTTCACAACCCACCGAGGAGTCGCGTCCCGGGTCGGCCGGACCGGTCGGCGGCTCCGCTTGGAGGGCGGGCGGCGCCTTCCCGGCTGAGCTGGACTCGCTTAGCGGGAGCCAGCAGGGGGCGTCGGAGTTGAGTGCCCCCGGCGTCCTGGAGGGCACCGAGAGCATGGACGATCTCGGAGAGGGCAGCCTCAAAGGAGCCATGGACATGGAAGGGGCTTCGGCCGGCTCGCCGGACTTTCAAAAGGTTCCCGAGATCCCCTTTAATGActacgaggaggaggaagattatgatgatgacgacgatgaagaCCGAGTGTGCGACATGGACGTGGGCTCTGAAAAGACGGACGAGCTGCAGAGGCGCAGGCACGACAACGCCGCCGATGACGACGAAGAGGACGACGACGTGGAGATGGCCAGCGAAGCAGTAACCGAGAGCGGACTGGAGAGCTACGGGAACGCCGACGAGGACGACTTTGCCGAAGATGAAAGACTGGACAACTTGAACAGGTTGGTCCAGCTTTCTCCGCCTCCTCGGCTCCCGTCGGCGCCGGGTGCTCCGTGGCACCGACCCGACCTGTTTGCTCAGCCGTGGGAAGATCAAGCTCAACCTTCTCAACTGGAGCAGCTCACTGAACTGGTCTCCCAACTCAGGCTGGTGGAAGCTCCAGTGAGCCCACTCATGGACCCCCTGCAAGCAGACTCAGAGACTCCATCTCAATCCCCCGCTCAGGCCCGCCTCGAAATCACCTCAGATCCTCAAAACCAAGAGGTTTCTTTGTCTTCCAAGCTTGAGGATGGGGTCAAGGTGCGCACGGAACAGTGTACTGCGGCGCCACGTCCGACTCCATTCCCTCTAACTCCAGAGGAACTTGGCGTCGTGAGCCCCCGAATTCAAGAAGTCCCGCTCACCTCTCCCCAGCCTGATGCAGGTGTTCATATGGCCAGCGGTGACCAGGAGGTCAAGGCCCAGTCCACGTCAGCGGACGAGCTTTTGAGAGGCGTCGTAAACGCTCTCGCTTCcaacccttcgtcatcttccgtGACCGAGGACGAAGCCAGCGACACGGAGGGCGAAGCTCTGCTGGAAGAGTCTTTGGAGACTGCGGCCGAGAGCAAGGCGAACACGACCTTTGAGGTCCAGCCCTCAGGACAACGCTGCCTCTCCACCGTGGAAGAAGTGGAGGAGTCCGAGACGACGGCTTTGACCGACGACGCCACCCCGCCTTCCGCGACCTCTCTGGCGTCCTACGGCTTCGACTCGGCAACCACGGCCTCCAACGCCCATTCGGCGGGCGAGGGCTGCGTCAAGAGCCCGGGCATCTTCTCTCTGGAGGAGCTTCCCGAGGAATCCAAGGAGCTCTGTCAGCAAGCCCGGTGCGACCTCGCCGAGCGGCAATACGTGGAGTGCCGTTGTACGGAAGAAGGGCAAAGGTCGGAAGCGCAGGATGTGAGCGCTTTGCAGACCACGCAAGAAAAGCCAGAAGATGCCAAGCCACCGTACTATTTGACCATCTGTGAAAAGACTGACAACTCTTTTGGAG GCCTCACCTCGCAATATCAAGGCTACCACCAGGGGGACTCTCACTGCGCTGGTCCCCGTCTGACCTGCGCCGACCTGCCGCCCCGGAAGGTCGGGCAGCAGATGCTCAGCCCCCAGCTGCGACGGCTGGAGCAGCACCAGAAGCAATTGATGGAGATGCAGCAGCGACGAGAGCAGCAGAGCAGACCCCTGGAAGGTGTCGAGCAAGAGAGGAAGAGGACAGAGGAGGAggaacagaagaagaagaaggacgaGGCGGAGGAGGAAATCAAGAGGAATGAGCGGGAACAAGCCGAGGATGACAAAATGGCTGACCAGGTTGGCAAAATGCTCTCTGGGGAAGTCAACCTTGTCAATGGAGAGAGCAAAATGTCCGCCGAAGAGGAGGCGCAGAGGCACGAGTTGCAATTGCAGCTTCTGCAGCAACAGTCGGAATTGAAGCAGAGGCAGCAGATCCTGGAGTGGCAGCAAGAACTGGAGGAGCAGCAGCCTCCCGGCCGAACCGTGGTCCTGTCCCCCTCGTCCGGACTGTGTACCATCTACGAAGCTCTGGAGAGCAGCGACGAAGAGCTGGACGGAGTCCGCCGTCCCGATCGCAAAAGGACTGTACCGGCGGAATTGAAGGGTCCCATTGAGGACCACTCCTCCCCTGAGCACCCGGCTCCCTTGGACCTGGACTGGGGTGCCAAAGTGGACATGGTGCAGCAGCTCATCAATCAGACATTGCTCCTCAACAGAGACGGCTGTTCCTCTCTGCTGCTTCTTCCGGGAGGGGCAGGTGGCACCTTGAGCCCCCTGGAGAGCAGCTTGTGGCCCAGCCTCCTGCCTCCCATCAGCCCTCCCTCTGCCACCGTCACCTCTGTGAGCAGCTTCTCCCCGGAGCCCACCGGAAGCTCCCCTCAGGGGGAATGGACAGTAGTAGAGCTGGAGACCCATCACTAA
- the LOC125969089 gene encoding mucolipin-1 isoform X1 — protein MSAMEQNDGTEDESHPASLRCHVSTGDSGEHPEPLDSNRCDNHANHHFTGATAGHWVSAEYDEEAIRRKLKYFFMSPCDKYHAKGRKPYKLILQLLKIIIVTAQLVLFGLSNQVVVTFKEENTMTFKYLFLKDFDESSDSSFAVYTQRDVYEHIFYAVDQYLALPETTVGRYAYVYGVGVNDSALSLCQQYYKRGRIDPANDTFSIDPHIITDCVGVNPLSVPPAPLTSSYKNFTLKFHKFINVTIEFQLKAINVQTIINNEIPDCYTFYIKIVLDNKAHSGKVKIRLENQASIKECKDPSVSGQAENYTRVAFDVAVALVCTLSLVLCGRSILRGIILQQEFVQFFKENLNHKVCWADRLEFINGWYILLIVSDILTITGSIIKIGIESKNMSSYDLCGILLGTSTLLVWVGVIRYLTFFQKYNILIVTLRAAFPNVIRFCCCVAVIYLGYCFCGWIVLGPYHVKFRSLSMVSECLFSLINGDDMFVTFSGMQESSTLVWLFSQVYLYTFISLFIYMVLSLFIALITGAYEAIKHQTQEPIHITDLHAFIAECTDAPSSGKFRGMETSPCSFFCCCDRMTTYEDVLLVN, from the exons aagaCGAGAGTCACCCCGCCTCATTGAGGTGCCACGTCTCCACAGGTGACAGCGGGGAACACCCCGAGCCTCTGGATAGCAACCGCTGCGATAACCACGCCAACCACCATTTCACCGGCGCCACGGCGGGCCACTGGGTGAGCGCCGAGTATGACGAGGAAGCCATTCGCAGGAAGTTGAAGTACTTCTTCATGAGCCCCTGTGACAAATACCACGCTAAAGGTCGTAAACCTTACAAGCTGATCCTGCAGCTGCTCAAGATCATCATTGTCACCGCTCAG TTGGTGCTGTTTGGCCTCAGCAACCAAGTGGTGGTGACCTTCAAAGAGGAGAACACCATGACGTTCAAGTATCTCTTCCTCAAAGACTTTGACGAGTCGTCGGACAGCTCTTTTGCCGTCTACACGCAACGGGACGTCTACGAGCACATCTTCTACGCTGTGGACCAG TATCTCGCCCTGCCGGAGACCACAGTCGGCCGCTACGCTTACGTCTACGGCGTGGGCGTCAACGACAGTGCGCTGTCCCTCTGTCAGCAGTATTACAAGAGGGGCCGCATCGACCCCGCCAATGACACCTTCAGCATCGACCCGCACATCATCACAG ACTGCGTCGGAGTCAACCCTCTGTCTGTGCCCCCCGCCCCGCTCACCAGCTCCTACAAGAACTTTACACTCAAGTTCCACAA GTTTATTAACGTCACCATCGAGTTTCAGCTGAAGGCCATCAATGTGCAGACCATCATCAATAATGAGATCCCTGACTGTTACACGTTTTACATAAAG ATCGTGCTGGACAACAAGGCTCACagcggcaaagtgaaaatacgaTTGGAGAATCAAGCCTCCATAAAGGAGTGCAAAGACCCCAGCGTGTCCGGACAGG CTGAGAACTACACCCGTGTGGCGTTCGATGTCGCCGTGGCTCTTGTGTGCACGCTGTCGCTGGTTTTATGCGGGCGCTCCATACTGCGaggcatcattctgcaacag GAGTTTGTGCAGTTCTTTAAGGAGAACCTAAATCACAAAGTGTGCTGGGCAGACCGTCTGGAGTTCATCAACGGCTGGTACATCCTCCTTATCGTCAGCGATATTCTCACCATCACCGGAAGCATCATCAAGATTGGCATCGAGTCCAAG AATATGTCTTCTTATGATCTATGTGGTATCCTCTTGGGTACCTCCACCCTCTTGGTATGGGTGGGAGTCATTCGCTACCTCACCTTCTTCCAGAAATACAAC ATCCTGATTGTGACTCTTCGAGCAGCCTTCCCCAACGTAATCCGCTTCTGCTGTTGTGTGGCCGTCATATATTTAGGCTACTGCTTCTGTGGCTGGATCGTGCTTGGACCGTATCATGTGAAG TTCCGTTCGCTGTCCATGGTGTCCGAATGCCTCTTCTCCCTCATCAACGGCGACGACATGTTCGTGACCTTCTCGGGAATGCAGGAGAGCAGCACGCTGGTGTGGCTCTTCAGCCAGGTGTACCTGTACACCTTCATCTCGCTCTTCATCTACATGGTGCTGTCGCTTTTCATCGCGCTCATCACCGGCGCCTACGAAGCCATTAAG CATCAAACCCAGGAGCCCATCCACATAACAGACTTGCACGCCTTCATCGCCGAGTGCACCGACGCGCCAAGCTCCGGCAAGTTCAGGGGAATGGAAACGTCGCCGTGCTCCTTTTTCTGCTGCTGTGACCG AATGACAACTTACGAGGACGTCCTGCTGGTGAATTGA
- the LOC125969089 gene encoding mucolipin-1 isoform X2, producing the protein MSAMEQNDGTDESHPASLRCHVSTGDSGEHPEPLDSNRCDNHANHHFTGATAGHWVSAEYDEEAIRRKLKYFFMSPCDKYHAKGRKPYKLILQLLKIIIVTAQLVLFGLSNQVVVTFKEENTMTFKYLFLKDFDESSDSSFAVYTQRDVYEHIFYAVDQYLALPETTVGRYAYVYGVGVNDSALSLCQQYYKRGRIDPANDTFSIDPHIITDCVGVNPLSVPPAPLTSSYKNFTLKFHKFINVTIEFQLKAINVQTIINNEIPDCYTFYIKIVLDNKAHSGKVKIRLENQASIKECKDPSVSGQAENYTRVAFDVAVALVCTLSLVLCGRSILRGIILQQEFVQFFKENLNHKVCWADRLEFINGWYILLIVSDILTITGSIIKIGIESKNMSSYDLCGILLGTSTLLVWVGVIRYLTFFQKYNILIVTLRAAFPNVIRFCCCVAVIYLGYCFCGWIVLGPYHVKFRSLSMVSECLFSLINGDDMFVTFSGMQESSTLVWLFSQVYLYTFISLFIYMVLSLFIALITGAYEAIKHQTQEPIHITDLHAFIAECTDAPSSGKFRGMETSPCSFFCCCDRMTTYEDVLLVN; encoded by the exons aCGAGAGTCACCCCGCCTCATTGAGGTGCCACGTCTCCACAGGTGACAGCGGGGAACACCCCGAGCCTCTGGATAGCAACCGCTGCGATAACCACGCCAACCACCATTTCACCGGCGCCACGGCGGGCCACTGGGTGAGCGCCGAGTATGACGAGGAAGCCATTCGCAGGAAGTTGAAGTACTTCTTCATGAGCCCCTGTGACAAATACCACGCTAAAGGTCGTAAACCTTACAAGCTGATCCTGCAGCTGCTCAAGATCATCATTGTCACCGCTCAG TTGGTGCTGTTTGGCCTCAGCAACCAAGTGGTGGTGACCTTCAAAGAGGAGAACACCATGACGTTCAAGTATCTCTTCCTCAAAGACTTTGACGAGTCGTCGGACAGCTCTTTTGCCGTCTACACGCAACGGGACGTCTACGAGCACATCTTCTACGCTGTGGACCAG TATCTCGCCCTGCCGGAGACCACAGTCGGCCGCTACGCTTACGTCTACGGCGTGGGCGTCAACGACAGTGCGCTGTCCCTCTGTCAGCAGTATTACAAGAGGGGCCGCATCGACCCCGCCAATGACACCTTCAGCATCGACCCGCACATCATCACAG ACTGCGTCGGAGTCAACCCTCTGTCTGTGCCCCCCGCCCCGCTCACCAGCTCCTACAAGAACTTTACACTCAAGTTCCACAA GTTTATTAACGTCACCATCGAGTTTCAGCTGAAGGCCATCAATGTGCAGACCATCATCAATAATGAGATCCCTGACTGTTACACGTTTTACATAAAG ATCGTGCTGGACAACAAGGCTCACagcggcaaagtgaaaatacgaTTGGAGAATCAAGCCTCCATAAAGGAGTGCAAAGACCCCAGCGTGTCCGGACAGG CTGAGAACTACACCCGTGTGGCGTTCGATGTCGCCGTGGCTCTTGTGTGCACGCTGTCGCTGGTTTTATGCGGGCGCTCCATACTGCGaggcatcattctgcaacag GAGTTTGTGCAGTTCTTTAAGGAGAACCTAAATCACAAAGTGTGCTGGGCAGACCGTCTGGAGTTCATCAACGGCTGGTACATCCTCCTTATCGTCAGCGATATTCTCACCATCACCGGAAGCATCATCAAGATTGGCATCGAGTCCAAG AATATGTCTTCTTATGATCTATGTGGTATCCTCTTGGGTACCTCCACCCTCTTGGTATGGGTGGGAGTCATTCGCTACCTCACCTTCTTCCAGAAATACAAC ATCCTGATTGTGACTCTTCGAGCAGCCTTCCCCAACGTAATCCGCTTCTGCTGTTGTGTGGCCGTCATATATTTAGGCTACTGCTTCTGTGGCTGGATCGTGCTTGGACCGTATCATGTGAAG TTCCGTTCGCTGTCCATGGTGTCCGAATGCCTCTTCTCCCTCATCAACGGCGACGACATGTTCGTGACCTTCTCGGGAATGCAGGAGAGCAGCACGCTGGTGTGGCTCTTCAGCCAGGTGTACCTGTACACCTTCATCTCGCTCTTCATCTACATGGTGCTGTCGCTTTTCATCGCGCTCATCACCGGCGCCTACGAAGCCATTAAG CATCAAACCCAGGAGCCCATCCACATAACAGACTTGCACGCCTTCATCGCCGAGTGCACCGACGCGCCAAGCTCCGGCAAGTTCAGGGGAATGGAAACGTCGCCGTGCTCCTTTTTCTGCTGCTGTGACCG AATGACAACTTACGAGGACGTCCTGCTGGTGAATTGA